In Brachybacterium fresconis, the genomic stretch TGAGGGTCTGATCCTTGCGCGAGTTCTCGATCGCGCTGGTCAGGGAGAGGAACGAGGGAATCCATCGATCCGCGGAGGAGGCGAGGCGCTGTGCCCGCTCGATCGCGGACGGGGAGAGGAGGGCGATCCAGAGCCCGCCGTCGGAGGCGAACGCCTTCTGCGGGGCGAAGTAGTACGCGTCGGTCTGGGCGACGTCCACCATCACCCCACCCGCGGCCGAGGTGGCATCGACCAGGACCAGCTGGTCAGAGCCTGCGGCTCCGGGACGGCGCACAGGCGCCATCACTCCTGTGGAGGTCTCGTTGTGGGGCCAGGCGTAGGCGTCGACACCCTCGCGGGCCACCGGGGCCGGGAGAGCGCCGGGGTCGGCCCGGACGATCTCGGGATCCTCGAGGTGTGGGGCGTCGGCGACCTCGGTCGCGAACTTCTGGGAGAACTCCCCGAGGACCAGGTGCTGCGAGCGACGTTCGATCAGCCCCAGGGCGGCGACATCCCAGAACGCCGTCGATCCGCCGTTGCCGAGCGCGACCTCGTAGCCTTCCGGCAGCGAGAACAGCTCACGCAGACCGGCCCGGATCCGGCCGACGAGCTGCTTGACGGGGGCCTGGCGGTGCGAGGTGCCCAGCACCGAATGGGACACGGAGCTCAGCGCATCGACCTGCGCCGGGCGGACGCGGGAGGGACCGGAGCCGAACCGACCGTCCGCCGGGAGCAGCTCCCGGGGGATCGACAGACCACGGATGGTCTCGGCGCGTGCGGTGCGGGCTTCGGACATCGGCTGCTCCTGGAGATGCGTGAGCGGTACCGTCGGTGGATCCGGCGGCGGGGGTGCCCATCCTGCCAGGCCGCGGCAGCCGGCCCCGGAGCGGTCCGTGTCCCGCACCCGGTCGGAGGGGAGCCGTGGGAAGATCGGAGCATGAGCCGTGCCGATCTCGACAAGCAGCCGTACGACGTCGCGGGGATGTTCGACAGCATCGCCGGACGATACGACCTCATGAACGACGTCGCCGCCTTGGGACAGGTTCAGATGTGGCGTGCCGCCATGGTCGACGCGCTGGAGATCGAGGCCGAGGACACGGTGCTCGATCTCGCGGCAGGCACCGGGACCTCCTCCACGGCGATCGCCCGCGTCGGCGCTCGCGTCGTCGCCGCCGACTTCTCCCTCGGGATGATGGCCGAGGGCCGACGCCGCGGGGCCCCCGTCCCGTTCATCGGTGCGGACGCGCAGCACCTGCCCTTCGCCGACGACTCCTTCGGTGCCGCCGTGATCTCCTTCGGCCTGCGCAACGTGCACAGCCCGAGGACCGCCCTGGCCGAGATGATGCGCGTCGTCCGACCGGGAGGACGGGTTGTCGTCTGCGAGTTCTCGACCCCCACGTCCACGCTCTTCCGGACGGTCTACGAGAAGTACCTGCTGCGTGCGCTCCCGGCGGTCGCCCGGAGGGTCGCCACGAGCGCGGAAGCCTACGACTACCTGGCCGAGTCGA encodes the following:
- a CDS encoding demethylmenaquinone methyltransferase, whose amino-acid sequence is MSRADLDKQPYDVAGMFDSIAGRYDLMNDVAALGQVQMWRAAMVDALEIEAEDTVLDLAAGTGTSSTAIARVGARVVAADFSLGMMAEGRRRGAPVPFIGADAQHLPFADDSFGAAVISFGLRNVHSPRTALAEMMRVVRPGGRVVVCEFSTPTSTLFRTVYEKYLLRALPAVARRVATSAEAYDYLAESILEWPDQESLRRWFTDAGLVRAQYRNLTGGIVALHRGVVPHT
- the serC gene encoding phosphoserine transaminase, which translates into the protein MSEARTARAETIRGLSIPRELLPADGRFGSGPSRVRPAQVDALSSVSHSVLGTSHRQAPVKQLVGRIRAGLRELFSLPEGYEVALGNGGSTAFWDVAALGLIERRSQHLVLGEFSQKFATEVADAPHLEDPEIVRADPGALPAPVAREGVDAYAWPHNETSTGVMAPVRRPGAAGSDQLVLVDATSAAGGVMVDVAQTDAYYFAPQKAFASDGGLWIALLSPSAIERAQRLASSADRWIPSFLSLTSAIENSRKDQTLNTPAVATLVLMAEQIDWMLDQGGLAWADDRTAATSGMLQEWAARRPEITPFVSDPQARSQVVTTLDVEDSIDATAITAVLRAHGVLDIEPYRKLGRNQLRIATFPAVGEDDVAALLAVLDHVLDRSA